One stretch of Pseudoalteromonas shioyasakiensis DNA includes these proteins:
- the kdsC gene encoding 3-deoxy-manno-octulosonate-8-phosphatase KdsC codes for MTFAELYQPLSPDVSQRAQKVKLLICDIDGVFSDGRIYLGNDGEELKAFNTKDGFGIKALINSGFEVAVITGRHSQIVQQRMTSLTVQHIYQGQEDKLIAYQELKDKLGLTDEQIAYIGDDGPDLPVMEKVGFAVAVNDAHPLIKKLAHYTTLLPGGFGAVRELTDLLMLENGKPLTSDGTSA; via the coding sequence ATGACATTCGCCGAGCTTTACCAGCCTCTTAGCCCTGATGTGAGTCAGCGCGCACAAAAAGTAAAATTGCTAATCTGCGATATTGATGGTGTTTTTTCTGATGGCCGAATTTATTTAGGCAATGATGGCGAAGAACTTAAAGCATTCAATACAAAAGATGGCTTTGGTATTAAAGCGCTCATAAATAGTGGTTTTGAAGTGGCAGTCATTACTGGCCGCCATTCACAAATAGTTCAGCAGCGAATGACTAGCCTAACAGTTCAGCACATTTATCAGGGACAAGAAGATAAGCTAATTGCTTATCAAGAGTTAAAGGATAAACTGGGGCTAACTGATGAGCAAATTGCCTATATTGGTGATGATGGTCCAGACTTACCAGTAATGGAAAAAGTAGGGTTTGCTGTTGCTGTTAACGACGCACACCCACTAATTAAAAAGCTGGCTCATTACACCACATTATTACCAGGTGGCTTTGGAGCCGTGCGTGAATTAACTGATTTACTGATGTTAGAAAACGGTAAGCCGTTAACTAGCGATGGAACCAGCGCATGA
- the lptC gene encoding LPS export ABC transporter periplasmic protein LptC: MNIARILLSVVFVCCMVWLWYPYFNQSADTITSEDEIIATPDYTAVALKQTAYDEQGKISHKVAAAKMELYQQLGFTFFEQPVFTIYGDQQVWQVKAKEATLYENDQLIFEGDVVAKNLTHNGMIEDIKAENINVDINKMTMFSKQPVTLTGPNLKITGKGLKADLKTEIVELTNHTRTIYYDQ; encoded by the coding sequence ATGAATATAGCCCGTATTTTACTGAGTGTTGTTTTTGTTTGTTGCATGGTGTGGTTGTGGTATCCGTACTTTAATCAATCAGCAGACACAATAACTAGTGAAGACGAGATCATTGCAACGCCTGATTACACTGCGGTGGCGTTAAAGCAAACTGCTTATGACGAGCAAGGAAAAATCAGTCATAAAGTAGCTGCGGCTAAAATGGAGTTGTATCAACAATTAGGGTTTACCTTTTTTGAGCAACCTGTATTTACTATTTATGGCGACCAGCAGGTTTGGCAAGTAAAAGCCAAAGAAGCCACTTTATACGAAAATGATCAGCTGATTTTTGAAGGGGATGTAGTTGCTAAAAACTTAACCCATAACGGTATGATCGAAGATATAAAAGCAGAAAACATTAATGTCGACATTAATAAAATGACCATGTTTTCAAAGCAACCTGTAACACTAACAGGACCGAATTTAAAGATTACCGGTAAAGGCTTAAAAGCCGATTTAAAAACCGAAATTGTTGAGTTAACTAACCATACACGAACCATATACTATGACCAATAA
- a CDS encoding RNA polymerase factor sigma-54 produces MRQSLQLRMGQQLTMTPQLQQAIRLLQLSTLDLQQEIQEALDSNPLLEVEEADYNEESIGKNEQKAESDDVQVSASADEAPSEYEQESSDALNKDTVSDDLAMDVTWDEYMSAAPSTSSGPMPEDESIYQGASTETLHEYLMWQLQLTPFSPTDEAIAVAIVEAIDDSGILTVSCEDIVESFNQNSDEEEIELDEVEAVLKRIQLFDPVGIGARSLQECLCIQLRQFDANTPYLAETKMVLSEHIELLASRDYRTLMKKTKLKENELKEVMTLIHSLNPKPADSIVREESEYVIPDVSVKKVKGRWVVELNPDSMPKIRVNSQYAAMSRSVKSSSDSQFIRSHLQEAKWFIKSLESRNDTLLKVTNCIVQQQQAFFEHGPEAMKPMVLNDVAEMVEMHESTISRVTTQKYMHTPRGIFELKYFFSSHVSTENGGECSSTAIRALIKKLVAAENSAKPLSDSKIADILAEQGIKVARRTIAKYRESLAIPPSNQRKSLI; encoded by the coding sequence ATGAGGCAATCATTACAGCTGCGCATGGGCCAGCAACTTACAATGACTCCACAACTGCAACAAGCTATTCGTTTGTTGCAGCTCAGTACATTGGATCTCCAACAAGAAATTCAAGAGGCGCTAGATAGTAACCCTTTACTTGAAGTGGAAGAAGCGGATTACAACGAAGAAAGCATCGGCAAAAATGAGCAAAAAGCTGAATCTGACGATGTGCAAGTCAGCGCTTCTGCAGACGAAGCACCTAGCGAATATGAACAAGAAAGCAGTGATGCTCTAAATAAAGACACTGTAAGTGACGATTTAGCCATGGATGTTACATGGGATGAGTACATGAGTGCCGCTCCATCAACATCATCAGGGCCAATGCCAGAAGATGAATCTATTTATCAAGGTGCATCGACCGAAACCCTTCACGAATACCTTATGTGGCAATTACAGCTAACTCCCTTTAGTCCGACTGATGAAGCGATTGCTGTGGCAATTGTTGAGGCTATCGATGACTCTGGTATTTTAACGGTAAGCTGTGAAGATATCGTCGAGAGCTTTAATCAAAATAGTGATGAAGAAGAAATCGAACTTGATGAAGTCGAAGCGGTCCTAAAGAGAATTCAATTGTTTGATCCTGTCGGTATTGGGGCGCGTAGTTTACAGGAATGCCTGTGTATTCAACTTCGCCAATTCGATGCAAACACGCCATATTTAGCTGAAACTAAAATGGTTTTATCTGAGCATATCGAATTATTAGCGAGTCGCGACTATCGAACTTTGATGAAAAAGACTAAGCTTAAAGAAAATGAGCTTAAAGAAGTAATGACGCTAATTCACAGCTTAAACCCTAAGCCTGCGGATAGCATAGTACGCGAAGAGTCTGAGTACGTCATACCTGATGTATCAGTGAAAAAAGTAAAAGGTCGCTGGGTGGTTGAGTTAAACCCAGATAGTATGCCAAAGATTAGAGTGAACAGCCAATATGCGGCTATGTCTCGCTCTGTTAAATCAAGTAGCGACAGCCAATTTATTCGCTCTCACTTACAAGAAGCAAAGTGGTTTATTAAGAGCTTAGAAAGCCGTAACGATACACTATTAAAAGTGACCAACTGTATCGTTCAACAACAACAAGCTTTCTTTGAGCATGGCCCAGAAGCAATGAAGCCGATGGTGCTAAATGATGTTGCTGAAATGGTCGAAATGCATGAATCGACGATTTCACGAGTAACAACGCAAAAATATATGCATACCCCTAGGGGTATTTTTGAGTTGAAATATTTCTTCTCAAGCCATGTCAGCACTGAAAATGGTGGTGAGTGTTCTTCAACAGCAATACGCGCTTTAATCAAGAAGTTAGTCGCTGCAGAAAACTCGGCTAAACCATTGAGTGATAGCAAAATTGCAGATATATTGGCTGAGCAAGGAATTAAAGTAGCTAGACGTACAATTGCAAAATATCGTGAGTCTCTAGCAATACCTCCGTCTAATCAGCGTAAGAGTTTGATTTAG
- a CDS encoding KpsF/GutQ family sugar-phosphate isomerase has product MTQQSFIAQGKRVLEIEAQALQEIEQYINQDFDKACQLMFQCTGRIIVIGMGKSGHVGNKIAATLASTGTPAFFVHPGEASHGDLGMITHDDVVMCISNSGETSEVLSIIPVIKRIGAKMISLTGNPDSTMAKLSDVHVCIKVSKEACPLGLAPTASTTATLVMGDAIAVALLETRGFTADDFALSHPGGSLGKRLLLTLDDVMHAGDATPIVNETQSIKDALIEMSAKGLGMTAVIGADKKLAGLFTDGDLRRILEQRIDIHSTAISQVMTRSCTTARPDMLAAEALNIMERKRINGLIVVDHSNTPIGALNMQDLLKAGVL; this is encoded by the coding sequence ATGACACAACAAAGCTTTATCGCGCAAGGTAAGCGCGTACTCGAAATTGAAGCACAAGCCTTACAAGAAATTGAGCAATATATAAATCAAGATTTCGATAAGGCTTGTCAATTAATGTTCCAGTGTACAGGCCGTATCATTGTTATCGGTATGGGCAAGTCAGGCCACGTTGGTAATAAAATTGCGGCGACCCTTGCAAGTACTGGTACACCCGCATTTTTTGTTCACCCTGGTGAAGCAAGCCACGGTGATTTAGGCATGATCACTCATGATGATGTAGTGATGTGTATTTCTAACTCTGGTGAGACCAGCGAAGTACTAAGCATAATTCCTGTTATTAAGCGCATTGGCGCAAAGATGATTTCACTAACAGGCAATCCAGATTCAACCATGGCAAAGCTATCTGATGTCCATGTTTGCATTAAAGTAAGTAAAGAAGCATGCCCGTTAGGCCTAGCACCAACTGCTAGTACAACAGCAACATTAGTTATGGGCGATGCAATAGCCGTTGCGTTACTTGAAACGCGTGGTTTTACAGCTGACGATTTTGCACTTTCGCATCCTGGTGGCAGTCTAGGTAAACGTTTATTACTAACATTAGATGATGTTATGCACGCAGGCGATGCCACCCCAATCGTTAACGAAACGCAAAGCATTAAAGATGCGTTAATTGAAATGTCAGCCAAGGGCCTTGGTATGACTGCGGTAATAGGTGCAGACAAAAAGTTAGCCGGATTATTCACCGATGGTGATTTACGCCGTATTTTAGAGCAGCGCATTGATATCCATAGTACTGCTATTAGTCAAGTGATGACTCGTTCATGTACTACTGCGCGCCCTGACATGCTTGCAGCTGAGGCATTGAACATTATGGAACGTAAACGTATCAATGGTTTAATTGTGGTAGATCATAGTAATACGCCTATTGGTGCCCTTAATATGCAAGACCTATTAAAAGCAGGAGTTCTTTAA
- the hpf gene encoding ribosome hibernation promoting factor codes for MQLNLTGRHVEITDSLRDYVNNKFAKLERHFDHINNVHVILDVEKLSQKAEATLHVNGGELFASTEHQDMYAAIDSLIDKLDRQVIKHKEKLARH; via the coding sequence ATGCAACTAAATTTAACTGGTCGTCATGTAGAAATCACTGATTCATTAAGAGACTATGTAAACAACAAGTTTGCGAAACTAGAAAGGCATTTTGACCATATTAATAATGTTCATGTCATTCTAGATGTAGAAAAATTAAGCCAAAAAGCAGAAGCAACTTTACATGTAAACGGAGGCGAATTGTTCGCTTCTACAGAACATCAAGATATGTACGCAGCCATTGACTCGTTGATCGATAAGCTTGATCGCCAAGTCATTAAACACAAAGAGAAATTAGCTCGACATTAA
- the lptA gene encoding lipopolysaccharide transport periplasmic protein LptA: MTNKLKKLLLIPSLLIAFSGTAAEQTGAQISISSDRQVGKLKDGVGIFEGNVEIVHGNRRITAERLEAHGGDTEGTVELIIATGKPAYFEEKQTDGSVMSASAEEVRYDVAKRFLTLNGEAEVTQAGQKVTAKSITYDMAQQLISAEKDENSSDRVHTILVPVENKKDNKGQP; encoded by the coding sequence ATGACCAATAAACTGAAGAAATTACTCCTGATCCCAAGCTTATTGATTGCGTTTTCCGGCACCGCTGCCGAGCAAACTGGCGCACAAATTAGCATTAGCTCAGATCGCCAAGTTGGTAAACTAAAAGATGGCGTTGGCATATTTGAAGGTAACGTAGAGATCGTGCATGGTAATCGTCGTATTACAGCAGAACGTCTTGAAGCACACGGCGGTGATACCGAAGGTACAGTAGAGCTAATTATTGCAACAGGCAAACCAGCTTACTTCGAAGAAAAACAAACGGATGGTTCCGTAATGAGCGCCAGTGCTGAAGAAGTTCGTTATGATGTTGCGAAACGCTTCTTAACCTTAAACGGTGAAGCTGAAGTTACCCAAGCTGGTCAAAAAGTAACAGCGAAAAGCATTACCTATGATATGGCTCAGCAGCTTATCAGTGCTGAAAAAGACGAAAACTCATCAGATCGTGTACACACTATTTTAGTACCTGTTGAAAATAAAAAAGACAATAAAGGCCAACCATGA
- the lptB gene encoding LPS export ABC transporter ATP-binding protein, translating into MSTLKAELLAKSYKGRQVVKNVGLEVEAGSIVGLLGPNGAGKTTTFYMIVGLVPSDKGKISIDDNDITLLPMHSRARLGIGYLPQESSIFRKLTVYQNLMAILETRKDLNKTTREETLNSLLDEFSIQHIRDSQGMALSGGERRRVEIARALAANPKFILLDEPFAGVDPISVLDIKKIIEHLKNRGIGVLITDHNVRETLDVCEKAYIVSHGELIASGTPEHVLADQTVRDVYLGEQFRL; encoded by the coding sequence ATGAGCACATTAAAAGCAGAGCTTTTAGCTAAGAGCTACAAAGGCCGCCAAGTGGTTAAAAATGTCGGTCTGGAAGTTGAAGCTGGCAGTATTGTTGGCTTGCTTGGCCCAAATGGTGCTGGTAAAACCACGACTTTTTACATGATTGTAGGCCTAGTTCCGAGCGACAAAGGTAAAATTAGCATCGATGATAACGATATTACCCTTTTGCCAATGCACAGCCGTGCGAGGTTGGGTATTGGTTATCTACCGCAAGAATCTTCGATTTTTCGAAAGTTAACAGTTTACCAAAACTTGATGGCTATTTTAGAGACTCGTAAAGATTTAAATAAAACCACGCGGGAAGAAACTCTAAATAGCTTATTAGATGAATTTAGCATCCAACACATCCGTGATAGTCAAGGTATGGCGCTATCTGGTGGTGAACGTCGCCGCGTTGAAATTGCTCGCGCATTAGCCGCTAATCCTAAATTTATCCTTTTAGATGAGCCTTTTGCTGGTGTTGATCCAATTTCAGTGTTAGATATAAAGAAAATTATTGAGCACCTAAAAAATCGTGGTATTGGTGTACTAATTACTGACCATAATGTTCGAGAAACCCTTGATGTTTGTGAAAAAGCCTACATTGTTTCTCATGGGGAGCTAATTGCATCAGGCACACCTGAGCACGTATTAGCTGACCAAACTGTACGCGATGTTTATCTAGGCGAGCAATTTAGGCTGTAA
- the ptsN gene encoding PTS IIA-like nitrogen regulatory protein PtsN, whose product MKLSSLTNQDCSKAAVLFNSKKRILEYISELAHQQLPHLSQQDILNALLNREKLGSTGIGRGIAIPHGRMSGADEPQAFVIVSESPINFDAIDNRPVDIFVALIVPDGDSQLHLKTLSTIADRLKDKEFCKQLRSATTDQQLFQVISAEA is encoded by the coding sequence ATGAAACTAAGTTCACTTACTAATCAGGACTGCAGCAAAGCTGCGGTCCTTTTTAATAGCAAAAAAAGAATTCTTGAATATATCAGCGAACTGGCTCACCAGCAGCTTCCTCATTTATCTCAACAAGATATCCTAAATGCTTTACTCAACCGAGAGAAGCTAGGTAGCACTGGTATTGGCCGAGGTATTGCTATTCCACATGGCCGAATGAGTGGCGCCGATGAACCTCAGGCGTTTGTCATAGTGAGTGAATCCCCAATCAATTTTGATGCAATTGATAATCGCCCTGTTGACATTTTCGTAGCACTCATCGTACCAGATGGTGACTCTCAGCTTCATCTAAAGACCTTATCAACAATTGCTGATAGACTTAAAGATAAAGAGTTTTGTAAACAGCTGCGTAGTGCTACTACCGATCAGCAACTGTTTCAGGTTATATCAGCAGAGGCATAA
- the rapZ gene encoding RNase adapter RapZ, translating into MELIIISGRSGSGKSVALRVLEDLGYYCVDNIPVNLLPSLVRSVSDNYDKIAVSIDVRNLPKEQQEFNDILEYLPGFANPTLFYLDSDDQTLIKRFSETRRLHPLSIDSLPLDLAIKQEKVLLDVLITRADFMIDTTDLSVHQLAESIREKILGKKDKKLIITFMSFGFKHGIPKEADYVFDARFLPNPHWEPDLKPLTGLDQPVKDYLASHSIVQKFTWQIQTFVQTWLPHLERNNRSYLTIAIGCTGGQHRSVYLAQTIGESFAKSHDNVKIRHREQDI; encoded by the coding sequence ATGGAATTAATCATTATCAGCGGTCGCTCAGGCTCAGGTAAATCGGTCGCTTTACGAGTACTTGAAGACTTAGGTTATTATTGCGTTGATAATATTCCAGTCAATTTACTGCCTTCGCTCGTGCGTAGCGTATCAGATAACTACGATAAAATAGCGGTCAGTATTGATGTGCGTAACCTTCCAAAAGAGCAGCAAGAATTTAATGATATTCTTGAGTACCTTCCTGGTTTCGCAAATCCAACACTTTTTTACTTAGACAGTGATGACCAAACCCTGATAAAACGCTTTTCAGAGACTCGTCGTTTACACCCATTATCCATTGATTCTTTGCCACTTGATCTGGCTATTAAACAAGAAAAAGTCTTACTCGATGTGTTGATCACTCGTGCTGATTTTATGATTGATACCACAGATCTCAGTGTTCATCAGTTAGCAGAATCAATTCGCGAAAAGATTTTGGGTAAAAAGGATAAAAAACTGATTATCACTTTTATGTCTTTCGGCTTTAAACACGGTATTCCAAAAGAAGCTGATTACGTATTTGATGCACGTTTTTTACCTAACCCACACTGGGAACCTGATTTGAAGCCGCTAACGGGTCTAGATCAACCAGTAAAAGATTATTTAGCTAGCCACAGCATAGTGCAAAAGTTCACATGGCAAATTCAAACATTTGTGCAAACATGGCTACCACATTTAGAGCGTAACAACCGAAGTTACCTTACCATTGCCATTGGTTGTACTGGTGGCCAACATCGCTCTGTTTACTTAGCGCAAACAATTGGTGAGAGTTTTGCTAAAAGCCATGACAATGTAAAAATTCGCCACCGTGAACAAGACATTTAA